One window from the genome of Dolosigranulum savutiense encodes:
- a CDS encoding ABC transporter ATP-binding protein produces MMLELQSVDFSFQHDQEKRVLSEVSLSVAPNQIVSVVGKSGCGKSTLFKLCTTELTPTRGAIRFQGREIQLGDVAYMPQQDLLLPWQTVLGNVMLPTKLDEANQLTEEHGRRWLEKAGLGEVVDQLPHQLSGGMKQRAAFIRTLMTDSDVLLLDEPFGALDYFTQKEMQEWLLTLWMATNKTILVITHNIEEALYLSDVVYVMQPYRPGQSEQVTPIQIDLPRPREEAVRYSREFIAYKRQLEEAIYEKS; encoded by the coding sequence ATGATGTTAGAGTTGCAGTCGGTGGATTTTTCGTTCCAACATGATCAGGAAAAACGAGTGCTGTCAGAGGTGTCATTGTCCGTCGCACCGAATCAAATTGTCAGTGTTGTTGGAAAGAGTGGATGCGGGAAGAGTACGCTCTTCAAGCTATGTACGACCGAGTTGACGCCAACAAGGGGAGCGATTCGCTTCCAGGGGCGAGAGATTCAGTTAGGGGATGTGGCTTATATGCCCCAACAAGATTTATTACTTCCCTGGCAGACGGTCTTGGGGAATGTGATGTTGCCGACAAAACTAGATGAGGCCAATCAGCTGACTGAAGAACATGGTCGTCGGTGGCTCGAGAAGGCGGGGCTAGGAGAGGTGGTAGATCAGTTGCCGCATCAACTCTCAGGTGGGATGAAGCAACGAGCCGCTTTTATTCGGACATTGATGACGGATAGTGATGTGTTATTGTTAGATGAACCCTTTGGCGCGTTGGATTATTTCACGCAGAAGGAGATGCAGGAATGGTTGTTGACGTTGTGGATGGCAACGAATAAGACGATTCTAGTAATTACACATAATATCGAGGAAGCCTTGTACTTAAGCGATGTGGTCTATGTGATGCAACCGTATCGACCGGGGCAGTCTGAGCAAGTGACACCGATTCAGATTGACTTGCCGCGTCCGCGCGAAGAAGCAGTGCGATACAGCCGTGAGTTCATCGCTTATAAGCGACAGTTGGAGGAGGCCATCTATGAAAAAAGTTAA
- a CDS encoding helix-turn-helix transcriptional regulator: MVNTKRKEASYENSETFKLLRHRKKLTQKEASESIISHSRLSTFEQGKGDVSYKNFIRLLDQMNISVLESAVVKVDEGEVREFGKHAQLMTRDCGIYKKMYESFKGEKNVIRN; this comes from the coding sequence ATTGTAAACACGAAAAGGAAGGAGGCTAGCTATGAAAACAGCGAAACATTTAAATTATTACGTCATCGAAAAAAATTAACGCAAAAAGAAGCATCTGAAAGCATTATATCTCATAGCCGATTATCAACTTTTGAACAAGGAAAAGGAGATGTTAGTTATAAAAATTTTATAAGGTTGCTCGACCAAATGAATATTTCTGTTTTAGAATCTGCGGTTGTTAAGGTAGATGAAGGAGAAGTTCGAGAATTTGGAAAACATGCCCAATTAATGACCAGAGATTGTGGAATTTACAAAAAAATGTATGAATCTTTTAAAGGAGAAAAAAATGTTATTAGAAATTAA
- a CDS encoding ABC transporter permease, with product MLAKLVFRNVKRNLQTYSIYFATLTIIYSLLYSFNTVVSNPVLNEAGDTKQILSRFMEQFMGVLSIFAAVAFIFLVLYSTQFVLKRRSKELGLYSSLGMKNKKIGKILFFESIIVNSGSLILGFIIGWIISLFLTKILISIFALSSKVNYFYVSSKAIFITVICFFIIVIISSIFNKIKINRVSIISLLKEEDANGNEIKLNSISQIIGMGISIICLSVSTYLINSLQDISALKSLGYIILIVSVIGILIFYYTFGDMLIRMIKRIPKLYYKSSNTVLFRELSTESNKNSITIAVMSIFLTLSFSIVLIGGSSYISMNKEISNSSPYNLTIIANKPLNKGQFIKELNDEGIDTNALFSNSVDFYTYKSTIKYKDLGIEDKNLWQIDNGLENQSVSVINISEFNKTLEMQGKEKINLDKNQYIINGNYKGTLSYINNFLEQGKSLNIGNSELQPKFQSPTDNTIIMTSVGNNDRGTLIVDDSITDSLEKDDIVLNAIYKKGVDERKLTRMINEYIMDHTWTNDSGLQFDYKYQTRDRLRDMFSGSMGAIVFLTMFTGVIFTLISLCILSIQITTTAISFKKDSKILNSLGLKYEKISKLLLKEILIYFSIPCILAIPGGILVGKKIISFFETFLNFTIQVNPVVLIIQIALFTLYIFMTYNISKKIIKD from the coding sequence ATGTTAGCTAAATTAGTTTTTAGAAATGTAAAAAGAAATCTTCAAACCTATTCTATATATTTTGCAACGCTAACGATAATTTATAGTTTATTATATTCATTTAATACTGTGGTTAGTAATCCAGTCTTAAATGAGGCTGGAGATACAAAACAAATATTATCAAGATTTATGGAACAGTTTATGGGAGTGTTATCAATATTTGCAGCAGTAGCCTTTATATTTTTAGTGTTATACTCTACTCAATTTGTTCTTAAAAGAAGAAGTAAGGAATTAGGTTTATACTCATCTCTAGGTATGAAAAATAAAAAAATAGGAAAAATTTTATTTTTTGAAAGTATAATAGTCAATTCAGGCTCACTTATTTTAGGTTTTATTATTGGGTGGATTATTTCCTTATTTTTAACAAAAATTCTTATTAGTATATTTGCATTGAGTAGTAAGGTTAATTATTTTTATGTAAGTTCTAAGGCAATATTTATAACGGTAATATGCTTTTTTATAATTGTGATAATTTCATCTATTTTTAATAAAATAAAAATTAATAGAGTTAGCATTATTTCGCTTTTAAAGGAAGAAGATGCAAATGGTAATGAAATAAAATTGAATAGCATATCCCAGATTATTGGTATGGGTATATCTATTATTTGCTTATCAGTATCAACCTATTTAATTAACAGTTTGCAGGATATATCAGCGTTAAAAAGTTTAGGCTACATTATATTAATAGTTTCTGTTATTGGTATTTTGATTTTTTACTATACATTTGGGGATATGTTGATTCGGATGATTAAACGAATTCCAAAATTATACTATAAATCATCTAACACAGTTTTATTTAGAGAGTTATCTACTGAGTCAAATAAGAACTCCATTACTATTGCAGTGATGTCCATATTTTTAACACTATCTTTTTCAATAGTATTAATTGGAGGAAGCTCATATATCTCAATGAACAAAGAAATTAGCAATTCAAGTCCATATAACTTAACAATTATAGCTAATAAGCCTTTAAATAAGGGGCAATTTATAAAAGAATTGAATGATGAGGGGATAGATACCAATGCCTTATTTTCTAATTCCGTAGATTTTTACACTTATAAATCAACAATAAAGTATAAAGATTTAGGGATTGAGGATAAAAATTTATGGCAGATAGATAATGGTCTAGAAAATCAATCGGTTTCAGTAATAAATATATCAGAGTTTAATAAAACTCTGGAAATGCAAGGCAAAGAAAAAATAAATTTAGATAAAAATCAATATATCATAAATGGCAACTATAAAGGAACTCTATCTTATATAAATAATTTTTTAGAACAAGGAAAATCCTTAAACATAGGAAATTCAGAATTACAACCTAAATTCCAAAGTCCAACAGACAATACAATAATTATGACTAGTGTAGGGAATAATGATAGAGGGACTTTAATTGTAGATGATAGTATAACTGATAGTTTAGAAAAAGATGATATTGTATTAAATGCTATCTATAAAAAAGGTGTTGATGAGCGTAAGTTAACACGAATGATTAATGAATATATAATGGATCATACATGGACAAATGATTCTGGATTACAATTTGATTATAAATATCAAACAAGAGACAGACTTAGAGATATGTTTAGTGGTTCTATGGGTGCAATAGTATTCTTAACGATGTTTACAGGTGTAATATTTACATTGATTTCTTTATGTATACTATCAATTCAAATTACAACAACTGCAATCAGTTTTAAAAAAGATTCCAAAATACTTAATTCATTAGGATTGAAATATGAAAAAATATCAAAGTTATTGCTCAAAGAAATACTGATATATTTTTCGATTCCTTGTATTTTAGCAATACCAGGGGGAATATTAGTTGGGAAAAAAATTATTAGTTTCTTTGAAACTTTTCTTAATTTTACAATTCAAGTCAACCCAGTGGTTTTAATTATACAAATAGCGTTATTTACACTTTATATTTTTATGACCTATAATATTAGCAAAAAAATTATTAAAGACTAA
- a CDS encoding DUF3847 domain-containing protein has protein sequence MKKLDQLRQDSKEIKDKIGDTEERLRQLKNQENKILKQDIIKRRKERTHRLITRGVILESLIENAEELTDEEIIDNRV, from the coding sequence ATGAAAAAATTAGATCAACTAAGACAAGATTCAAAAGAAATAAAAGATAAAATTGGCGATACAGAAGAAAGATTAAGGCAACTAAAAAATCAAGAAAATAAGATATTAAAACAAGACATAATAAAAAGAAGAAAAGAAAGAACTCATAGGCTAATAACAAGAGGAGTAATCTTAGAAAGCCTTATAGAAAACGCAGAAGAACTAACAGATGAAGAAATAATAGATAATCGTGTATAG
- a CDS encoding MBL fold metallo-hydrolase: MNTYQFGEVSITWLDGMRSYHDGGVLFGPVPKAVWNKKFPVNNKNQIPQVMDPILLQYQGENILIDTGIGTSKMTNKQRRNAGVTRDTTVEESLQALDLTAADIDTIIQTHMHNDHAGGLTKLVNETLKPVFPNATIYMNEIEWDDVRNPNERTVGTYLTDNWQPVQDQVVTFSDKFELNDAITLHHTGGHSRGHSIVVIAQNDETMIHMGDLLMTTAHLNPLWVPAVDDYPMTSIEQKKKWLEYGFSHQSQFIFYHDPYYALVQWDKSGEKIVKSIPRNKEPLIPYSEDYMI; the protein is encoded by the coding sequence ATGAATACGTATCAATTTGGAGAAGTTTCGATTACTTGGTTAGATGGTATGCGTTCATATCATGATGGGGGCGTATTATTTGGGCCCGTACCGAAAGCTGTTTGGAATAAAAAATTTCCAGTGAACAATAAAAACCAAATTCCACAGGTAATGGATCCAATTTTACTGCAATATCAAGGAGAAAATATTTTGATAGATACTGGAATTGGGACCTCTAAAATGACTAATAAACAGCGGCGAAATGCTGGGGTCACTCGAGATACAACCGTTGAAGAGAGTCTCCAAGCGTTAGATCTAACTGCGGCTGATATTGATACGATTATTCAAACACATATGCATAATGATCATGCGGGAGGTCTCACCAAATTAGTGAATGAAACCTTAAAGCCTGTTTTTCCTAATGCAACTATTTATATGAATGAAATAGAGTGGGATGACGTCCGAAATCCAAATGAGAGAACGGTCGGGACGTATTTGACAGATAATTGGCAGCCGGTTCAAGATCAAGTGGTTACATTTTCTGACAAGTTTGAGTTAAATGATGCGATAACACTTCATCATACAGGAGGTCATTCGCGGGGGCATTCGATTGTTGTTATTGCTCAGAATGATGAGACCATGATTCATATGGGCGATTTATTAATGACCACAGCACACCTTAATCCATTATGGGTTCCAGCTGTTGATGATTATCCGATGACTTCAATCGAACAAAAGAAGAAATGGTTAGAATATGGATTCAGTCATCAGTCTCAATTTATTTTTTATCATGATCCGTACTATGCACTTGTGCAATGGGATAAATCGGGTGAAAAGATAGTAAAATCGATTCCGAGAAATAAAGAACCGCTTATCCCATATAGTGAGGACTATATGATATAA
- a CDS encoding TrkA family potassium uptake protein: protein MRRTIGVLGLGVFGRTVVKELTDEPVDIITIDKDKTITQRIESYVLEAVIGDFTDMELIKSVGIAQCETVIIATASSLESSVIATLNCKNLGIKNIIVKVKNKRHREIMEQLGATEVIRPEYAAGLKLSKQLRNPNIRDVIDLEDDVSIVEFTPPKKWFGKSIKELDLRSEFGLNIIGVKSAQTNMINYNLAVDAPLDETDILVAIGNKDDIEEFDYVED, encoded by the coding sequence ATGAGACGAACAATTGGAGTACTTGGATTAGGCGTGTTCGGTCGTACGGTAGTGAAAGAATTGACGGACGAGCCAGTTGATATTATCACGATTGATAAGGATAAGACGATCACGCAACGCATAGAATCTTATGTGTTAGAAGCGGTTATTGGGGACTTCACAGATATGGAGTTAATCAAGTCAGTTGGTATCGCGCAGTGCGAGACGGTCATTATTGCGACGGCATCTTCCTTGGAGTCAAGCGTTATCGCGACCTTGAACTGTAAGAACCTTGGTATTAAAAATATTATCGTCAAAGTAAAGAATAAGCGACATAGAGAGATTATGGAACAACTGGGTGCCACCGAAGTGATTCGACCAGAGTATGCGGCAGGATTGAAGCTTTCCAAACAATTGCGCAATCCAAATATTCGCGATGTGATTGATCTGGAAGATGATGTATCGATTGTCGAATTTACTCCGCCGAAAAAATGGTTCGGTAAGTCAATTAAAGAGTTAGACTTACGATCAGAATTTGGACTAAATATTATTGGGGTCAAATCAGCTCAAACCAACATGATCAATTATAACTTAGCAGTCGATGCACCACTTGATGAAACGGATATCCTAGTAGCCATTGGGAATAAAGATGACATCGAAGAATTCGATTATGTAGAAGATTAA
- a CDS encoding LytTR family DNA-binding domain-containing protein: MKVDIIIDETIEETRVKIFAKEYSKEVETIKDLLVDRLVDKLVAFRDKEVFILSHEEIIRIFAQDKSVFIKTKNGTFSSRLAIYELDQRLDKKKFIRISRSDIVNLDFVKKLDLSFTGTIAVELKNGEVAYVSRRNLKEFRKALGL; the protein is encoded by the coding sequence ATGAAAGTTGACATAATTATTGACGAAACCATTGAAGAAACAAGAGTGAAAATATTTGCCAAGGAGTATTCTAAGGAAGTCGAAACCATAAAAGATTTACTTGTTGATAGGCTAGTGGATAAGCTAGTTGCTTTTCGTGATAAGGAAGTTTTCATACTTTCCCACGAAGAGATTATAAGAATCTTCGCCCAAGATAAGAGTGTTTTTATAAAAACAAAGAACGGAACTTTTTCATCAAGACTTGCTATTTATGAATTAGATCAGAGACTTGATAAAAAGAAGTTTATCAGGATATCTCGTTCAGACATTGTAAATCTCGACTTTGTCAAAAAGCTTGACTTGTCTTTTACAGGGACAATCGCAGTTGAACTTAAAAACGGAGAAGTTGCTTATGTTTCTAGGAGAAATTTAAAAGAATTTAGAAAGGCTCTTGGCCTTTAG
- the tenA gene encoding thiaminase II: protein MSFSEEMKARSQEAWEKNIHHPYIEELVAGTLDKEAFKFYIKQDIYYLKHFGKAHALASAHSDDFKLTVRLAEKAQKTAQAELTVHEQHAKALDLADFKAEDFSPAPAAYNYTSHMYRCCLFGDVGEMIAAILPCYWVYADIGAYYADQHPAEELYDNWIQTYASDWFQSSKNEMIQIMDNLAAEASDAQKEKYFDAFHKAVEFEIAFWSMAYEHEKWYSER, encoded by the coding sequence ATGAGTTTTAGTGAAGAGATGAAAGCACGGTCGCAGGAAGCATGGGAGAAAAATATTCACCATCCTTATATTGAAGAGTTGGTAGCAGGGACGCTGGATAAGGAAGCATTCAAGTTTTATATTAAGCAAGATATATACTACTTGAAGCACTTTGGAAAGGCACATGCCCTAGCATCCGCTCACTCTGATGACTTCAAGCTAACAGTTCGGTTAGCAGAAAAAGCACAAAAGACAGCTCAGGCTGAACTGACTGTGCACGAACAGCATGCGAAGGCACTGGATTTAGCAGATTTCAAGGCAGAAGACTTCTCGCCTGCGCCAGCTGCCTATAACTATACATCGCATATGTATCGCTGTTGCTTATTTGGTGACGTAGGCGAGATGATTGCGGCGATTTTGCCTTGTTATTGGGTCTATGCCGATATTGGTGCCTATTATGCTGACCAGCATCCAGCTGAGGAACTTTATGATAACTGGATTCAGACATACGCTAGCGACTGGTTCCAATCGTCCAAGAATGAGATGATTCAAATTATGGATAACCTCGCAGCAGAAGCATCCGATGCCCAAAAAGAAAAATATTTCGATGCCTTCCATAAAGCCGTTGAATTCGAAATTGCCTTCTGGAGCATGGCTTACGAACATGAGAAGTGGTATTCGGAACGATAA
- a CDS encoding ABC transporter ATP-binding protein translates to MLLEIKDVTKVYGEQENKVKALDGISLQFNEGEFVSVMGSSGSGKTTLLNCISSIDKPTSGDILINGKSLINLDSDKLAEYRAKNISFIFQSYNLITNLTVYENIILPLQISKKNIKDNQKRIDDIMSRLAIKELKSKFPNQLSGGQQQRVATARAIINSTNILIADEPTGALDSSNSDKLMYLLRELNKEIKLSILMVTHDPLAAKYSSKVIFLSDGRIIDQLIRQGEDDDSKFLEKIIEKQKYIDQEVR, encoded by the coding sequence ATGTTATTAGAAATTAAAGATGTTACAAAGGTTTATGGAGAACAAGAAAATAAAGTAAAAGCATTAGATGGAATATCTTTACAATTCAACGAAGGAGAGTTTGTATCTGTCATGGGAAGTAGCGGCTCAGGAAAAACTACTCTTCTCAACTGTATATCAAGTATTGATAAACCTACTTCAGGAGATATTCTAATTAATGGGAAAAGTTTGATAAATTTGGATTCAGACAAATTAGCAGAATACAGAGCAAAAAACATATCATTTATATTTCAAAGTTATAATTTAATAACAAACTTAACTGTATATGAGAATATCATTTTACCATTACAAATATCAAAAAAAAATATAAAAGATAATCAAAAAAGAATTGATGATATAATGAGTAGACTAGCAATAAAAGAATTAAAGTCTAAATTTCCAAATCAATTATCAGGTGGACAGCAACAAAGAGTTGCAACAGCTAGAGCAATCATTAATTCAACAAATATTTTAATTGCAGATGAGCCTACAGGTGCTTTAGATTCATCAAATTCAGATAAGTTAATGTACTTGTTACGTGAATTAAATAAAGAGATAAAATTATCAATTTTAATGGTTACACATGATCCTTTAGCAGCAAAATATTCATCAAAGGTCATATTTTTATCAGATGGTAGGATAATAGATCAACTAATAAGACAAGGTGAAGATGATGATTCAAAGTTTTTAGAAAAAATAATAGAGAAACAAAAATATATAGATCAAGAGGTGAGATAA
- a CDS encoding DUF3021 domain-containing protein — MEKIKNLLIGFLAGVGIGALIEAILSMIIKENIVGVPEFVASHTVGYAKIIQCLVYGGFGLVSVLMGAIFKNKNRATYLNRTIHFCTMLIYFIFAGFYLRWFNYDFSIVTSAIFFVGIYLLIAYISYFYEKNMIKKINKKL; from the coding sequence ATGGAAAAAATTAAAAATTTATTAATAGGATTTTTGGCTGGTGTAGGAATAGGTGCCTTAATCGAGGCGATTTTATCTATGATAATTAAAGAAAATATAGTTGGAGTTCCAGAGTTTGTAGCAAGTCATACAGTAGGTTATGCAAAAATTATCCAATGCCTAGTTTACGGTGGCTTTGGTTTGGTATCTGTCCTAATGGGGGCAATTTTCAAAAATAAAAATAGGGCAACCTATTTAAATCGAACCATCCACTTTTGTACAATGCTTATCTATTTTATCTTTGCAGGCTTTTACCTAAGGTGGTTTAATTATGATTTCTCTATTGTGACTTCCGCCATCTTCTTTGTGGGCATTTATTTACTAATAGCCTACATCTCTTATTTTTATGAGAAAAATATGATAAAAAAAATCAACAAAAAGTTATAA
- a CDS encoding ABC transporter substrate-binding protein, with amino-acid sequence MTTYIRRLMKGITAVLVLLVLAACGQSGQDGADQAADSPAENPATEDVASGELEDLELTLDWYPNANHVPIYTALKHGYFEEAGLNVTLKMPAEADDPIRLVGANQTDIAVSYPGVLMKARAEDIPVKAFGSLVQRRLDAIMYKEESGIQSPKDLEGKKIGYASDSISEEIIYSMVEEDGGDASKVEMIDVGYDLMPALSTDNVDALISAYMNHEYLLLEDEGYNMGHFEFQDYGIPENQELIFIASDQTIDERSEVLTKFMTALQKGYETAVQNPDEAIETLFENEENEYALDKDIEIQSWKEFLIEYMSADGEFGTIDPAQYEEYAKWIYERGAIESELTGDDLTAPAL; translated from the coding sequence ATGACAACTTACATTAGACGATTGATGAAAGGAATTACGGCAGTATTGGTGTTGTTGGTGTTGGCGGCTTGTGGACAAAGTGGGCAGGATGGTGCGGATCAGGCAGCTGATTCCCCAGCAGAGAATCCGGCAACAGAAGATGTGGCAAGTGGTGAACTAGAAGATCTTGAATTAACACTGGACTGGTATCCGAATGCCAATCATGTGCCTATTTATACCGCATTGAAGCATGGATATTTTGAAGAAGCGGGGTTGAACGTTACCTTGAAGATGCCAGCTGAAGCGGATGATCCGATTCGATTAGTTGGAGCGAACCAGACAGATATTGCGGTGAGTTATCCAGGTGTGTTGATGAAAGCTCGTGCTGAAGATATTCCGGTAAAAGCATTTGGCTCGCTTGTACAGCGTCGATTAGATGCGATTATGTACAAAGAAGAGTCCGGTATTCAATCACCAAAAGATTTAGAAGGCAAGAAAATCGGGTACGCTTCTGATTCTATTTCGGAAGAGATTATTTACTCTATGGTAGAAGAAGATGGTGGAGATGCGTCAAAAGTTGAGATGATTGATGTGGGTTATGATTTAATGCCTGCTTTATCCACAGATAATGTGGATGCGTTGATCAGTGCCTATATGAACCATGAATATTTACTCTTGGAGGATGAAGGGTACAATATGGGGCACTTCGAATTCCAAGATTACGGTATTCCAGAGAATCAAGAACTGATCTTTATTGCGAGTGATCAGACAATTGACGAGCGCAGTGAAGTTCTCACAAAATTCATGACAGCTCTACAAAAAGGCTATGAAACAGCAGTCCAAAACCCAGACGAAGCGATTGAAACGTTATTCGAAAATGAAGAGAATGAATATGCCTTGGATAAAGACATTGAAATCCAGTCCTGGAAAGAGTTCCTTATTGAGTATATGAGCGCAGACGGTGAATTCGGAACGATTGATCCCGCACAATATGAAGAATATGCGAAGTGGATTTATGAACGCGGTGCGATTGAGAGTGAGCTAACTGGGGACGACCTAACAGCTCCAGCATTGTAA
- a CDS encoding potassium transporter TrkG, translated as MLHQFNKLSIPLKISLSFLVTVLIGSGLLSLPISQAHSSEAVFFDHLFTAISMVCVTGLYTQPVYLTYNLFGQVVSMILMSIGGLGILTIIAYLYYAINERVSFSEQVAVTEALNRESVEDFKPFIKSVFKFVAMVEVVGALLLMTYFIPDLGWKKGAFTSAFLSISAFNNAGFDNLGPTSLIAYSHVTIINIVIPMLIIFGGLGFSVWNDLKEHFKQATSWEDYISPKHLFRRLSLSSKVAITVTGALLLSGTVLFYLLEVGHTMVGSAFVDQLKISFFQSTTMRTAGFATVNYTKLHTATLLICTIFMFIGGSPGGTAGGVKTTTCAIIGKMILSEMRGEQQVIFFRRLIDKKAVQKSLIIAMTFLAIIVTSIIAITLLDSWVDLEFVIFEVVSALATVGVTADLTPELSRMSQTIIMVLMFIGRVGPITIFTALKLKKSSPDVQRATGQILIG; from the coding sequence ATGTTACATCAATTTAATAAATTATCGATTCCGTTAAAAATTTCGCTCAGTTTTTTAGTCACGGTGCTGATTGGTTCAGGGTTACTGAGTTTACCGATTAGTCAGGCACATAGTTCAGAAGCGGTGTTCTTTGATCACTTGTTTACTGCCATTTCAATGGTATGTGTAACCGGCTTATACACACAACCAGTCTATTTGACGTATAATTTGTTTGGTCAAGTGGTCAGTATGATTCTGATGTCTATCGGAGGTTTGGGGATTTTGACGATTATTGCATATCTCTACTATGCGATTAATGAGCGTGTGAGTTTTTCGGAACAAGTTGCAGTTACAGAGGCGTTGAATCGGGAGAGTGTTGAGGATTTCAAGCCGTTTATTAAGTCAGTTTTTAAGTTTGTTGCAATGGTGGAAGTTGTAGGAGCCTTATTGTTGATGACGTATTTCATTCCTGATTTAGGGTGGAAAAAAGGAGCATTCACGTCAGCTTTTTTATCCATTTCGGCTTTTAATAATGCCGGGTTTGATAATCTGGGACCTACAAGTTTAATTGCGTATAGCCATGTGACTATCATTAATATTGTCATTCCGATGCTTATTATTTTTGGTGGACTTGGGTTTTCGGTTTGGAATGATTTGAAGGAACACTTTAAGCAAGCAACTTCTTGGGAAGATTATATTAGTCCTAAGCATTTGTTTCGACGGTTATCGTTGAGTTCTAAGGTGGCGATTACGGTTACGGGAGCATTGCTGTTAAGTGGAACGGTGCTGTTTTATCTATTGGAAGTGGGCCATACAATGGTGGGCTCAGCGTTCGTTGATCAGTTGAAGATATCCTTCTTCCAGTCCACAACTATGCGGACGGCAGGTTTTGCGACGGTAAACTATACCAAGTTACATACGGCGACTTTGTTAATTTGTACGATTTTTATGTTCATCGGTGGATCTCCGGGTGGAACGGCTGGGGGAGTGAAGACAACGACATGTGCGATTATCGGGAAGATGATTCTCTCAGAAATGAGAGGAGAGCAACAGGTTATTTTCTTCCGACGCTTAATTGACAAAAAAGCAGTTCAAAAATCACTCATTATTGCGATGACTTTCTTGGCAATTATTGTCACTAGTATTATTGCGATTACGTTACTTGATAGTTGGGTAGATTTAGAATTTGTTATTTTTGAAGTAGTGTCAGCCCTAGCAACGGTCGGGGTAACAGCTGACTTGACACCAGAGTTAAGTCGGATGAGTCAGACCATCATTATGGTATTAATGTTTATCGGTCGTGTTGGTCCAATTACAATCTTCACGGCACTTAAGTTGAAAAAATCAAGCCCAGATGTCCAACGAGCAACAGGACAAATATTAATAGGATAG
- a CDS encoding ABC transporter permease: MKKVKTAVRRYYPFGLILMALLGFFEWSVSAEITPHFIIPKPSSVVLTLIEQYELLWRHTLITLLEVAVGLGVSIGLGIPLGILLHYSSWAKRALYPFVLVSQTIPIIALSPIFVMWFGYGLTIKVAVIFLFCFFPLVVSTFDGLKVTDSAYLSLFRNLKASKWQMFKYLQWRMALPSVLSGIKLSVIYALMGATVGEWLGGSDGLGYYIRRTASNLKADGVFAGIVILSLIGLILFGVVSGLEAWLLHYRNQERNA, from the coding sequence ATGAAAAAAGTTAAAACAGCAGTGAGACGGTACTATCCGTTTGGGTTAATTCTGATGGCGCTGTTAGGTTTCTTCGAATGGTCGGTTAGTGCAGAGATTACGCCTCATTTCATTATTCCTAAACCCTCATCCGTTGTGTTGACCTTAATTGAGCAGTATGAGTTGTTGTGGCGACATACACTCATTACACTGCTGGAAGTAGCGGTAGGTCTTGGCGTATCGATTGGTCTTGGTATTCCGTTAGGGATTTTGCTACATTATTCGTCGTGGGCTAAACGAGCGCTCTATCCCTTCGTGCTTGTTTCGCAGACGATTCCCATTATTGCTCTGTCACCGATCTTTGTCATGTGGTTTGGTTATGGGTTGACAATAAAAGTAGCGGTTATTTTTCTGTTCTGCTTTTTCCCATTGGTCGTGAGCACATTTGATGGATTGAAGGTAACAGATTCTGCTTATTTGTCCCTGTTTCGCAACTTGAAGGCCTCTAAGTGGCAAATGTTTAAGTATTTGCAGTGGCGAATGGCTTTGCCGTCTGTTCTGTCAGGCATTAAGTTGAGTGTGATTTATGCCTTAATGGGAGCAACGGTAGGTGAATGGTTAGGTGGCTCAGATGGATTAGGGTACTACATCAGGCGGACAGCTAGCAATCTGAAGGCAGATGGTGTTTTCGCGGGGATTGTGATTTTGTCACTGATTGGACTGATATTATTCGGGGTCGTCTCTGGCCTGGAAGCATGGTTACTACATTATCGAAATCAAGAAAGGAATGCATAA